One region of Juglans regia cultivar Chandler chromosome 4, Walnut 2.0, whole genome shotgun sequence genomic DNA includes:
- the LOC109006442 gene encoding protein argonaute 2 codes for MERGGGNRGRGRGRDGGGRGGRGGRPQHQQWRGSRPGGPWDRQPRQPQGDDIVASGPPMGQVVEPASLGGSGEGSSSAAGRGGRGPAWRGGAGQIQWVEVGSPTPTAAAPPVQRPPQISPERPIPDPVVPELQAMSISEKLTTPPEDSNRILPVKRPDKGGALAIRTSRLRVNHFPVNFTPETVIMHYDLDVKLEVPLKNRRPVRISKADLSVVRNKLSSDDPVRFPMTKTAYDGEKNIFSAVSLPTGKFNVKVAEGEDTKGGSYVVTIKLVNELKLCKLEDYLRGHLSSIPRDILQGLDLVMKENPARNMIPVGRSFFPREPREGDDLGCGIMASRGFQHSLKQTSQGLAMCLDYSVLAFRKRLPVIDFLREHIYRFDILNFQKFRAAVVDALKDLKVTVTHRKTKQKYIIKGLTSENTRRISFDEEDPEGKNPTKKVSIVDYFLDKYGKDIRYKDIPCLDLGRGNKKNYVPMEFCILFEGQRFPKEDLDRNAAIMLKNMSLVRPNDREREICSMVRSKDGPLGGGIAQNFGMAVNMNMTKVTGRIIGPPELKLGASNGKAIKVTVEKEKCQWNLVGKSVVEGKIIDRWGVIDFSSSERSGLNPDFFIPKLINRCGNLGIRMEEPLIYECTTMWKFSRLNILCELLESIKKEAYRICKGNLQILLCVMSRRDPGYKYLKWISETQLGIVTQCCLSTCANKANDQYLANLAIKINAKLGGSNVELNNPLPRFEGKGHVMFVGADVNHPAARNTTSPSIAAVVATMNWPAANRYVARVRPQVHRKETILNFGDMCLELVERYAQLNKVRPDKIVIFRDGVSESQFDMVLNEELQDLKRALQAIKYSPSITLIVAQKRHQTRFFPESARDGCSTGNVSPGTVVDTIIVHPFEFDFYLCSHFGSLGTSKPTHYHVLWDEHRFTSDQLQKLIYELCFTFARCTKPVSLVPPVYYADLVAYRGRLYYEAMVEGRAPVATSSASSSSSSSLASFDLNFFKLHASLENIMFFV; via the exons ATGGAGAGAGGAGGTGGGAacagagggagaggaagaggcaGAGACGGAGGAGGAAGGGGTGGTCGTGGTGGTCGTCCACAACATCAGCAGTGGAGGGGTTCGCGGCCTGGGGGGCCGTGGGATCGACAACCGCGACAGCCGCAAGGCGATGACATTGTTGCTTCTGGTCCTCCCATGGGTCAGGTGGTGGAACCCGCTTCGTTGGGCGGTTCCGGTGAGGGTTCGAGCAGCGCGGCTGGTCGTGGTGGTAGAGGACCAGCTTGGAGGGGTGGGGCGGGTCAGATTCAGTGGGTGGAAGTAGGATCCCCCACCCCTACTGCTGCTGCTCCACCCGTTCAGCGTCCGCCTCAGATTTCTCCTGAACGGCCTATCCCCG ATCCTGTTGTTCCAGAACTGCAAGCAATGAGTATTTCAGAAAAATTGACTACTCCTCCAGAAGATTCAAACAGAATTCTTCCAGTTAAACGACCCGATAAAGGGGGCGCACTTGCTATCCGAACGAGTAGGCTCCGTGTCAATCACTTTCCTGTCAACTTCACTCCAGAGACTGTTATAATGCACTATGATCTCGATGTAAAACTGGAGGTGCCCCTCAAGAATCGTCGGCCTGTGAGAATATCAAAAGCTGATCTGTCTGTGGTCAGGAACAAATTATCTTCTGATGATCCTGTACGATTTCCCATGACAAAGACTGCATATGATGGCGAGAAGAATATTTTCAGCGCGGTATCATTGCCCACAGGAAAATTTAATGTGAAAGTCGCTGAGGGAGAAGACACTAAGGGTGGTTCATATGTAGTTACTATCAAGCTTGTAAATGAGCTCAAGCTTTGCAAGTTGGAGGATTACTTACGCGGGCATCTCTCATCAATCCCCCGAGATATATTACAAGGATTGGATCTCGTAATGAAGGAGAATCCAGCTAGGAACATGATCCCAGTTGGCCGAAGTTTTTTCCCCAGAGAACCTAGGGAAGGAGATGATCTTGGTTGCGGCATCATGGCATCTAGAGGGTTTCAACATAGTCTGAAGCAGACCTCCCAGGGTTTGGCCATGTGTCTGGATTACTCGGTTTTGGCATTTCGAAAGCGATTGCCGGTTATAGATTTCCTCAGGGAGCATATCTATAGATTTGATATCCTTAATTTCCAAAAGTTTAGGGCGGCTGTAGTTGATGCATTGAAGGATCTGAAAGTTACTGTGACTCACcgaaaaaccaaacaaaaatacatCATCAAGGGTTTAACTTCTGAGAATACACGACGTATATCATTTGATGAGGAAGACCCAGAGGGCAAGAATCCAACCAAGAAAGTGAGcattgttgattattttttggACAAATATGGCAAAGATATTAGGTATAAGGATATTCCCTGCTTGGATTTAGGGAGAGGAAATAAGAAAAACTATGTGCCAATGGAGTTCTGTATCTTATTTGAGGGCCAAAGGTTTCCTAAGGAAGATTTGGATAGAAATGCAGCCATAATGTTGAAGAACATGTCACTTGTACGGCCAAATGATAGGGAGAGGGAGATATGCAGTATGGTACGCTCAAAAGATGGACCTCTGGG TGGAGGCATCGCTCAAAATTTTGGAATGGCagtgaacatgaacatgaccaAAGTTACAGGACGCATTATTGGGCCACCTGAGTTGAAGCTTGGTGCTTCGAATGGTAAAGCGATCAAGGTAACGgttgagaaagagaaatgtCAGTGGAACCTTGTCGGAAAGTCAGTGGTGGAAGGCAAGATAATTGACAGGTGGGGTGTTATCGACTTCAGCTCTTCTGAAAGATCTGGACTAAATCCTGATTTTTTCATTCCAAAGCTTATTAACCGGTGTGGAAATCTGGGAATCCGCATGGAGGAGCCTCTTATATATGAGTGCACAACAATGTGGAAATTTTCAAGGCTTAACATACTGTGTGAACTACTTGAAAGTATTAAGAAAGAGGCTTATAGGATTTGTAAAGGTAATCTACAAATTCTTCTTTGTGTTATGTCTAGGAGGGATCCTGGTTACAAATATCTCAAGTGGATCTCCGAGACCCAACTTGGTATTGTGACACAGTGTTGTCTGTCCACTTGTGCCAACAAAGCAAATGACCAGTATCTTGCAAATCTTGCTATCAAGATAAATGCCAAGCTTGGAGGTAGCAATGTAGAGCTCAATAATCCGTTGCCCCGTTTTGAAGGGAAAGGGCATGTTATGTTTGTGGGGGCTGATGTTAACCATCCTGCTGCACGGAACACTACGAGTCCATCCATAGCAGCTGTTGTTGCAACCATGAACTGGCCTGCTGCAAATCGTTATGTAGCACGTGTCCGCCCACAAGTTCATAGGAAGGAGACGATTCTGAATTTTGGAGACATGTGTTTGGAACTAGTTGAACGATATGCTCAGCTCAATAAAGTTAGGCCAGACAAGATTGTGATCTTCCGTGATGGAGTAAGTGAGAGCCAATTTGATATGGTTCTCAATGAAGAGTTGCAAGATCTCAAGAGGGCACTCCAAGCTATAAAATACTCTCCAAGCATCACACTTATTGTTGCCCAAAAGAGGCATCAGACTCGTTTCTTTCCGGAGAGTGCAAGGGATGGGTGTTCAACTGGAAATGTGTCTCCGGGCACAGTTGTGGACACAATAATAGTTCACCCTTTTGAATTTGACTTCTATCTCTGTAGCCACTTTGGAAGCCTTGGGACAAGCAAGCCCACGCACTACCATGTCCTGTGGGATGAGCATAGGTTTACTTCTGACCAATTGCAAAAGCTCATATACGAACTGTGTTTTACCTTTGCTCGGTGCACTAAACCTGTGTCGCTAGTCCCACCAGTGTACTACGCTGACCTTGTTGCTTATAGGGGACGACTTTACTATGAGGCAATGGTAGAGGGGCGGGCTCCAGTTGCAACATCATCGGCATCATCGTCGTCGTCATCGTCACTTGCATCTTTTGATCTGAATTTCTTCAAGTTACATGCTTCCTTGGAAAATATCATGTTTTTTGTTTAG